Proteins from a single region of Pyrus communis chromosome 6, drPyrComm1.1, whole genome shotgun sequence:
- the LOC137736018 gene encoding secreted RxLR effector protein 161-like, with protein sequence MARRPYASLIGSLMYAQVCTRPDIAQAIGVLSRYQSNPGFTHWMATKRVTRYLKRTKTYKLCYRRTTNLELIGYSDLDFVGCADSLKSTSSYVFMLTGGAVSWKSAKQGEVAMFTMQAEYVACYEATSQVVWLKNFISSINVVKSIARPIQLWCDNKAAVFHARNNKRSNGTRHLDLKYKMIRKEVMKQQVKIDYIDTKSMLADPLNKALPNASFHVHVKNMGLVFDFDALN encoded by the coding sequence ATGGCTAGAAGACCTTATGCTTCTCTTATTGGCAGCCTCATGTACGCACAAGtgtgcactagacccgacattgCTCAAgcaattggtgttttgtctaGATATCAATCTAATCCAGGTTTTACTCATTGGATGGCTACAAAGAGAGTCACGAGGTATTTGAAAAGGACTAAGACTTATAAACTTTGCTATAGAAGGACCACTAATCTCGAGTTGATTGGCTACTCGGATTTGGATTTTGTGGGGTGTGCAGATTCTCTCAAGTCTACTTCCAGCTACGTTTTCATGCTCACTGGAGGAGCAGTGTCTTGGAAAAGTGCAAAACAAGGGGAAGTTGCAATGTTTACAATGCAGGCTGAATATGTAGCTTGCTATGAAGCCACTTCACAAGTTGTGTGGTTGAAGAACTTCATATCTAGCATAAATGTTGTCAAATCGATTGCTAGGCCCATTCAGTTATGGTGCGATAACAAAGCTGCTGTTTTCCATGCTCGAAACAACAAAAGGTCTAATGGAACTAGGCATTTGGATCTCAAGTATAAGATGATTCGCAAGGAAGTCATGAAGCAGCAAGTTAAAATTGATTACATTGATACTAAGTCAATGTTGGCAGATCCACTCAATAAAGCTCTTCCTAATGCATCGTTCCATGTGCATGTGAAAAACATGGGCTTAGTTTTCGATTTTGATGCATTGAATTAG